The genomic region GTAGCCTCTTCAAAATTTTCTAAATCCCTTATATCCTCAATAACCTCATCTAAATGTATACCAGCTCCAGATAACAACCATTCCCGCACCGTTTCGTACAGGTCACAATATGTCAAAAAAAGATTTCCTTCCCATTTCACGGGATACATATCTTCACTGTTTCCGTCCATTTTAATCGACTACTTTTTCCATGGCTGCCTTTACAAATCCAAAAAACAGTGGAGCAGGGCATAGCGGGCGCGATTTGAATTCGGGATGAAACTGAGATGCAATGAAAAATCTATGTTCCGGAATCTCGGCTATTTCCATTCTTATCTTATCAGGAGAAACGCCAGAGAAAACAATGCCTTTCTTTTCAAGTTTATCTATGTACTCCGGGTTTACTTCATATCTGTGGCGGTGACGTTCGGATATTTCTGTTTTTTTGTATAGTCCGTGTGCAATTGTCCCTTCTTTTATCTTTATTTTGTATGAACCAAGCATCATTGTGCCGCCCATATCTTTCACACCGTACTGTTCCGGGAGTATCGTTATAATGGGGTGCTTTGTTTTCGGGTCTATCTCCGTGCTGTTGCAATCAATGCCGGCAACATTTCTTCCGTACTCCACAACGGCAAGCTGAAATCCGAAGCAAATTCCAAGGAATGGAACATCATTTTCCCTTGCATACCGTATGGATTCAATTTTTCCGTCGGTGCCTCTTGTTCCAAATCCGCCTGGCACCAGTATTCCATGTAAATTTTTTAGAGAGTTGAGGTCACCTTTCTCAAGATCTTCTGCCTCTATCCACTTTACATTTACGTTAACTCCAAGATTTGCCCCGGCATGACGGAAAGCCTCGACTATGCTGATATACGAATCGCTTAAGGCCGTATATTTTCCCACAATTCCTATATTCACGCTATCTTTTGTCCCTTTTATTTTATCGACAAAGTCTCTCCATTTTCCCAGTCCGTCTCTCTTCTCGAGCCCGAATCTTTTCAGCATAAA from Candidatus Thermoplasmatota archaeon harbors:
- the pyrG gene encoding CTP synthase (glutamine hydrolyzing); translation: MPRGKYIIITGGVLSGLGKGITTSSVGLLLKMQGYNVTAIKIDPYLNCDAGTMNPFQHGEVFVLEDGGEVDLDLGNYERFLDVNLSKDNNITTGRVYKSVIEKERRGDYLGKTVQIVPHITDEIWEWIKRVAMESGADICLVEVGGTVGDIESMPFLEAVRQLHQDVGHDNIVFLHTTLIPVIGVVGEQKTKPTQHSVKELRAIGIDPDIIIGRSEEPLERKTKEKIALFCDVPPEGVISVPDVKCIYEVPLLLDRQGLTDFMLKRFGLEKRDGLGKWRDFVDKIKGTKDSVNIGIVGKYTALSDSYISIVEAFRHAGANLGVNVNVKWIEAEDLEKGDLNSLKNLHGILVPGGFGTRGTDGKIESIRYARENDVPFLGICFGFQLAVVEYGRNVAGIDCNSTEIDPKTKHPIITILPEQYGVKDMGGTMMLGSYKIKIKEGTIAHGLYKKTEISERHRHRYEVNPEYIDKLEKKGIVFSGVSPDKIRMEIAEIPEHRFFIASQFHPEFKSRPLCPAPLFFGFVKAAMEKVVD